Proteins from a single region of Campylobacter sp. RM16704:
- the pgsA gene encoding CDP-diacylglycerol--glycerol-3-phosphate 3-phosphatidyltransferase: MNLPNILAFIRILLAPLLFFLLINDFENIHPSWVNYFACVVFGIAALTDFFDGYIARTWNQTTKLGAIIDPLADKMLVLAAFLGLLLTQKADPWMIYIILVREFFITGFRVVMMSEKFDVSASFAGKIKTTFQMIAIIFLIMQWPFANTLLFIALVLTLYSAFEYILAYTKHLKKV; this comes from the coding sequence ATGAATTTACCCAATATCTTAGCATTTATAAGGATATTATTAGCTCCACTTTTGTTTTTTTTGCTTATTAATGATTTTGAAAATATTCATCCTAGTTGGGTAAATTATTTTGCTTGTGTTGTTTTTGGTATAGCTGCCTTGACTGATTTTTTTGATGGTTATATTGCAAGAACTTGGAACCAAACCACAAAACTTGGAGCTATTATAGATCCACTAGCAGATAAAATGCTTGTTTTGGCTGCCTTTTTAGGATTATTGCTCACCCAAAAAGCCGATCCTTGGATGATTTATATTATTCTAGTAAGAGAATTTTTTATAACCGGTTTTAGAGTGGTTATGATGAGTGAAAAATTTGATGTAAGTGCTTCTTTTGCAGGAAAAATAAAAACAACCTTTCAAATGATAGCTATTATATTTTTAATCATGCAATGGCCTTTTGCTAATACATTGTTGTTCATTGCCTTAGTACTTACACTTTATTCGGCTTTTGAATACATACTAGCTTATACAAAACATTTAAAAAAGGTATAA
- a CDS encoding M16 family metallopeptidase, which produces MINYKKITLKNKLEVYTLPVNKKSGVISVDIFYKVGSRNEKMGKSGIAHMLEHLNFKSTKNLKAGEFDEIVKGFGGVDNASTGFDYTHYFIKCSSENLDKSLWLFAELMRNLNLKDDEFQPERNVVLEERRWRTDNNPLGYLYFRLYNHAFLHHPYHWTPIGFFKDIQNWKIEDIQDFHQTFYQPKNAILLVSGDINEDEVFTLAKKHFQDIKNTKEIPIVHEKEPEQDGAKRVILHKESDTQLLALAYKIPAFNHEDMPKLCALSELLGNGKSSLISEILIDKLELINEFYAYASENIDENLFIFICVCNEGIKAEDVEKELLKILEDVKNAKFDDTIMEKIKNTVKSDFIFSLSNASSVANIYGSYLAKGDLKPLLNYEKNIEDLSKDDLIHCARKYFNENKSTTIILKKG; this is translated from the coding sequence ATGATTAATTATAAAAAAATCACCCTTAAAAATAAACTTGAAGTCTATACTTTACCTGTAAATAAAAAAAGCGGAGTTATAAGTGTAGATATTTTTTATAAAGTTGGCTCAAGAAATGAAAAAATGGGAAAAAGCGGCATAGCCCATATGCTTGAACATTTAAATTTTAAAAGTACAAAAAATTTAAAAGCAGGTGAATTTGATGAGATAGTCAAGGGTTTTGGCGGAGTAGATAATGCAAGCACGGGATTTGACTATACGCATTATTTTATAAAATGCTCTAGCGAAAATTTAGATAAGTCTTTATGGCTTTTTGCTGAATTAATGCGTAATTTAAATTTAAAAGATGATGAGTTTCAGCCTGAAAGAAATGTAGTTTTAGAAGAAAGGCGTTGGAGGACTGATAATAATCCTTTAGGATATTTGTATTTTAGATTATACAATCATGCCTTTTTACACCATCCATATCACTGGACCCCGATAGGCTTTTTTAAAGATATACAAAATTGGAAAATAGAAGATATACAAGATTTTCATCAAACTTTTTATCAACCTAAAAATGCTATTTTGCTTGTAAGTGGTGATATTAATGAAGATGAAGTATTTACTTTAGCTAAAAAGCATTTTCAAGATATAAAAAATACCAAAGAAATCCCTATAGTTCATGAAAAAGAACCTGAGCAAGATGGTGCTAAACGTGTGATCTTGCATAAAGAAAGCGATACACAATTACTAGCACTTGCGTATAAAATTCCTGCATTTAATCATGAAGATATGCCAAAACTTTGTGCATTAAGCGAACTTTTGGGAAATGGAAAAAGTTCTTTAATAAGTGAAATTTTAATTGATAAATTAGAACTTATCAATGAATTTTATGCTTATGCAAGTGAAAATATAGATGAGAATTTATTTATATTTATTTGTGTTTGCAATGAAGGTATAAAAGCAGAAGATGTTGAAAAAGAGCTTTTAAAAATTCTTGAAGATGTAAAAAATGCTAAATTTGATGATACTATCATGGAAAAAATCAAAAACACCGTAAAAAGTGATTTTATTTTTTCACTAAGCAATGCAAGTAGCGTTGCAAATATTTATGGATCTTATCTTGCCAAAGGTGATTTAAAACCTTTACTTAATTATGAAAAAAATATAGAAGATCTAAGCAAAGATGACTTAATTCATTGTGCTAGAAAATATTTCAATGAAAACAAATCTACTACAATAATCTTAAAAAAGGGGTGA
- a CDS encoding enoyl-ACP reductase: MDTFFQNKTLVISGGTRGIGKAIVYEFAKARANVAFTYNSNADLAQEIVKDLENNYKIKAKAYEFNILEPETYKELFEKIDQDFDRIDFFISNAIISGRAVVGGYTKFMKLKPKGINNIFTATVNAFVVGAQEAAKRMEKVGGGSILSISSTGNLVHIENYAGHGTAKAAVEAMARYAATELGSKNIRVNVVSGGPIDTDALKAFTNYEEVKNATINLSPLNRIGQPQDLAGACLFLCSDKANWITGHTLIVDGGTTFK; this comes from the coding sequence ATGGATACTTTTTTTCAAAATAAAACTTTAGTAATTAGCGGTGGAACAAGAGGGATTGGTAAAGCTATTGTATATGAGTTTGCAAAAGCAAGAGCCAATGTAGCTTTTACTTATAATTCTAACGCAGATTTAGCTCAAGAAATTGTAAAAGATTTAGAAAATAACTATAAAATCAAAGCAAAGGCTTACGAGTTTAACATACTTGAACCAGAAACTTATAAAGAATTATTTGAAAAAATCGATCAAGATTTTGACAGAATAGATTTTTTCATCTCTAATGCTATCATCTCAGGTCGTGCTGTTGTAGGTGGATATACTAAATTTATGAAATTAAAGCCAAAAGGTATTAATAATATCTTCACAGCAACTGTAAATGCTTTTGTTGTTGGAGCACAAGAAGCAGCAAAAAGAATGGAAAAAGTTGGCGGGGGTAGTATATTATCTATTTCTTCAACAGGAAATTTAGTACATATTGAAAACTATGCAGGACACGGTACAGCTAAAGCAGCGGTAGAAGCTATGGCAAGATATGCTGCAACTGAACTTGGTTCTAAAAACATCCGTGTAAATGTAGTAAGTGGTGGACCAATTGACACTGACGCGCTTAAAGCATTCACAAATTATGAAGAAGTTAAAAATGCAACTATTAATCTTAGTCCATTAAACCGTATTGGACAGCCTCAAGATTTAGCAGGAGCATGTTTATTTTTATGTTCTGATAAAGCAAATTGGATCACAGGTCATACACTAATTGTAGATGGTGGAACAACTTTTAAATGA
- the murJ gene encoding murein biosynthesis integral membrane protein MurJ has translation MKKNIIFKNFIINALGILFSRIMGVLRDIVLALYLGAGIYSDIFFVALKMPAFFRRIFAEGAFGQAFLPSFLKASKKGAFCLNVLLQFSIIVFLTCVLVGFFAEFFTKIFAFGFNKETIILAAPLVSINFWYLFFIFLVTFLGSLLNYKQNFFITSFSASFFNLFVVIAGFFVSQDKSLEALYYFSYATVLSGLAQLIWHIFALKNTRILKSMYLSIKFKKTKANLGKFHSTFTHGLLGSSANQISSLLDTTIASFLMAGSISYLYYSNRVFQLPLALFAIALSQVSFPKILRHLKANEEQKALAFMQKAFEYLSMLLILASIVGIILAKEIVEFLFQRGNFNQEDTKITAFLLQAYLLGLLPFGLQKLFSLWLYAKFKQKIAAIIAFKTLFISAFFSIVIILLIKEEAYKSLGIALASSISAFYLLYANIKEFGLKNLWGIFRVKFWLISIVFLSLFALGLFEIKDILIQFLIEIYHFLKVYFNGFF, from the coding sequence ATGAAAAAAAATATCATTTTTAAAAATTTTATCATCAATGCTTTAGGAATTTTATTTTCTAGAATTATGGGTGTTTTAAGAGATATTGTTTTAGCTTTGTATTTAGGAGCTGGAATTTATAGTGATATTTTCTTTGTTGCTTTAAAAATGCCTGCCTTTTTTAGAAGAATTTTTGCAGAAGGAGCTTTTGGACAAGCTTTTTTACCAAGTTTTTTAAAGGCTAGTAAAAAAGGTGCTTTTTGTTTGAATGTCTTATTGCAATTTAGTATCATTGTTTTTTTAACTTGTGTTTTAGTAGGCTTTTTTGCTGAATTTTTTACAAAAATTTTTGCTTTTGGTTTCAATAAAGAAACTATTATCTTAGCAGCACCTTTAGTTTCTATCAATTTTTGGTATTTGTTTTTTATTTTTTTAGTAACTTTCTTAGGCTCCTTGTTAAACTATAAGCAAAATTTCTTCATCACTTCTTTTTCTGCTTCATTTTTTAATCTTTTTGTAGTTATTGCAGGATTTTTTGTTAGCCAAGATAAGTCTTTAGAGGCCTTATATTATTTTTCGTATGCAACTGTTTTAAGTGGTCTAGCTCAACTTATATGGCATATTTTTGCTTTAAAAAATACTAGAATTTTAAAAAGTATGTATTTAAGCATAAAATTTAAAAAAACAAAAGCTAACTTAGGTAAATTCCACTCTACTTTTACCCATGGACTTTTAGGCTCTTCTGCTAATCAAATTAGTTCTTTATTAGATACCACTATAGCTAGTTTTTTAATGGCTGGAAGTATTTCATATTTATATTATTCTAACAGAGTTTTTCAACTTCCCTTAGCACTTTTTGCAATCGCCCTAAGTCAGGTAAGTTTTCCAAAAATATTAAGACATTTAAAAGCAAATGAAGAGCAAAAAGCCTTAGCTTTTATGCAAAAAGCTTTTGAGTATTTAAGCATGCTTTTAATTTTAGCTAGTATAGTAGGGATTATCTTAGCTAAAGAAATTGTGGAGTTTTTATTTCAAAGAGGAAATTTTAATCAAGAAGATACAAAAATCACTGCATTTTTATTACAAGCTTATCTTTTAGGACTTTTACCCTTTGGCTTACAAAAGCTTTTTTCTTTATGGCTTTATGCTAAATTTAAACAAAAAATAGCTGCTATAATAGCCTTTAAAACACTTTTTATATCAGCATTTTTTAGCATAGTGATTATTTTACTTATCAAAGAAGAAGCTTATAAGAGCTTAGGTATTGCACTTGCTTCATCTATTAGTGCTTTTTATTTATTATATGCTAATATAAAAGAATTTGGACTTAAAAATCTTTGGGGTATTTTTAGAGTTAAATTTTGGCTTATTAGCATAGTGTTTTTAAGTTTATTTGCTTTAGGCTTATTTGAAATTAAAGATATTTTAATACAATTTTTAATTGAAATTTATCATTTTTTAAAGGTTTATTTTAATGGTTTTTTTTGA
- a CDS encoding ABC transporter ATP-binding protein, with protein MDKNYKEMKLKEVFIRFKPYYKEYWFYFILAIIGMLLTSGGTAASAYIIEPILNKIFIEKNVELLYYMPFLVVLIYALKNLGAYMQVYYISYVGTDILRRLRELVLGNLLRLDMSFFQKYRSGELISRCTSDIGALQNIVSTIIPEILRESLTAIGLLSVVIYQSPKLAFFALVILPLAIYPLAIFAKKIKKIGRNTQEKNSDLTSRLSEIFSNIELIKASNANKNEMQKFSQTNSEVCRLSLKGIRIEALSSPLMESMGSIGFAIVIIIGGKEVIEGSLSIGSFFSFTTALFMAYTPIKRLSSLYTRLQNAVAASERTFYLTDLKPQIKGGNEKLTESIQNIHFKNVSLSYQKDKMVLKDINFSFNKGEILALVGSSGGGKSSIINLLMYFFEKDSGEILINQKDISSFDIISLRENISLVTQNIYIFNDTIAQNIAYAKEYDETRVIEVLKQANAYGFVQELGGIHTELKEHGKNLSGGQKQRIAIARALYKNPQILIFDEATSALDNESEKAIVKTIESLKKDRLILIIAHRLSTIENADKIAVLDKGKIASIGNDAYLMHYCEIYQRLKQKVQKTDKVKENEN; from the coding sequence ATGGATAAAAATTACAAAGAAATGAAGCTTAAAGAAGTTTTTATCCGCTTTAAGCCTTATTATAAAGAGTATTGGTTTTATTTTATTTTAGCTATTATAGGTATGCTTTTAACTAGTGGTGGAACAGCAGCTAGTGCTTATATCATAGAACCTATTTTAAATAAAATTTTTATAGAAAAAAATGTTGAATTACTTTATTATATGCCTTTTCTTGTTGTTTTAATTTATGCTTTAAAAAATCTTGGTGCTTATATGCAAGTTTATTATATATCGTATGTTGGAACAGATATTTTAAGAAGATTAAGAGAATTAGTTCTTGGTAATCTTTTGCGTTTGGATATGAGTTTTTTTCAAAAATATAGAAGTGGAGAACTAATTAGCAGATGTACTTCTGATATTGGAGCTTTGCAAAATATTGTTTCTACCATTATACCTGAAATTTTAAGAGAAAGTTTAACTGCAATTGGACTTTTAAGCGTGGTAATTTATCAAAGCCCAAAACTTGCTTTTTTTGCTTTAGTGATTTTACCTTTGGCAATCTATCCTCTTGCTATTTTTGCTAAAAAAATTAAAAAAATAGGACGCAATACTCAAGAAAAAAATTCTGATCTTACTTCAAGATTGAGTGAAATATTTTCTAATATAGAACTCATCAAAGCCTCAAATGCCAACAAAAACGAAATGCAAAAATTTAGCCAAACCAATAGTGAAGTTTGCAGACTTTCTTTAAAAGGCATTAGAATCGAAGCTTTAAGCAGTCCTTTAATGGAATCTATGGGTTCAATTGGATTTGCAATAGTAATTATAATAGGAGGGAAAGAAGTTATAGAAGGAAGTTTAAGCATAGGTTCTTTTTTTAGCTTTACTACAGCTTTATTTATGGCTTATACCCCTATTAAAAGGCTTTCATCACTTTATACAAGATTGCAAAATGCAGTAGCAGCAAGCGAGAGAACTTTTTACCTAACTGATTTAAAACCGCAAATTAAAGGTGGCAATGAAAAACTTACAGAAAGTATTCAAAATATTCATTTTAAAAATGTATCTTTAAGCTATCAAAAAGATAAAATGGTATTAAAAGATATAAATTTTTCTTTTAATAAAGGAGAAATTCTAGCTCTAGTTGGCTCAAGTGGTGGAGGAAAATCTTCTATTATTAATCTTTTAATGTATTTTTTTGAAAAAGATAGCGGAGAAATTTTAATTAATCAAAAAGATATTAGTTCTTTTGATATTATTAGTTTAAGAGAAAATATCTCTTTAGTAACTCAAAATATTTATATATTTAATGATACCATAGCTCAAAATATTGCTTATGCTAAAGAATACGATGAAACACGCGTAATAGAAGTTTTAAAACAAGCTAATGCTTATGGTTTTGTACAAGAACTTGGTGGCATACACACTGAATTAAAAGAGCATGGAAAAAATCTTTCAGGTGGGCAAAAACAACGCATTGCTATAGCAAGAGCTTTATACAAAAATCCTCAAATTTTAATTTTTGATGAAGCCACTTCAGCACTTGATAATGAAAGCGAAAAAGCTATAGTAAAAACTATAGAAAGTCTAAAAAAAGATCGCTTGATTCTTATTATTGCTCATAGACTTAGCACTATAGAAAATGCTGATAAGATTGCAGTGCTTGATAAAGGTAAAATTGCATCTATAGGAAATGATGCTTATTTGATGCATTATTGTGAAATTTATCAAAGATTAAAACAAAAAGTACAAAAAACTGATAAAGTCAAAGAAAATGAAAACTAA
- the cysS gene encoding cysteine--tRNA ligase, with translation MVFFDSVLKKKCKFTPHEEKKVNIYLCGPTVYDDAHLGHARSSVCFDFLRRVLLASDYEVVFARNYTDIDDKILKKMQENNQSLEKITNFYIKRYEENMQALNILEPDFKPKATAYIGQMITYIEKLLELSLAYKLADGIYFDTSKDDKYFYISKRNLEDNQTRLEESVTKKNDSDFVLWKFDEKFYPANFGKGRPGWHTECVVMIESIFKDKLDIHAGGIDLLFPHHENEACQCRCKNNHELANFWLHNGFVQINGEKMSKSLGNSFFLKDSLKLFNGEVLRFYLLSVHYRAHFNYALEDLQAAKKRLDKFYRLKKRLNLNAFIDEKTIIESEITKNILEVLNDDLNASKALALLDEFINESNIYLDQNPKDKVYKTKLEKTLKELAFIFGIGFIDTIKYFQFGISKGQCQEIEEKITLRNKAKQEKNYALADQIRDDLAKENILLMDTPNGVVWEKNG, from the coding sequence ATGGTTTTTTTTGATAGTGTTTTGAAGAAAAAATGTAAATTTACACCACATGAGGAAAAAAAAGTAAATATTTATCTATGTGGACCTACTGTATATGATGATGCACATTTAGGACATGCAAGAAGTAGCGTATGTTTTGATTTTTTAAGAAGAGTTTTATTAGCAAGTGATTATGAAGTGGTTTTTGCTAGAAATTACACTGATATTGATGATAAAATCTTAAAAAAAATGCAAGAAAATAATCAAAGCTTAGAAAAAATTACAAATTTTTATATTAAAAGATATGAAGAAAATATGCAAGCACTTAATATCTTAGAACCTGATTTTAAACCAAAGGCCACAGCTTATATTGGGCAAATGATTACTTATATAGAAAAACTTTTAGAATTAAGCCTAGCTTATAAACTAGCAGATGGAATTTATTTTGACACTAGCAAAGATGATAAATACTTTTATATCTCTAAAAGAAATTTAGAAGATAATCAAACACGCTTAGAAGAAAGTGTAACTAAAAAAAATGATAGTGATTTTGTTTTATGGAAATTTGATGAAAAATTTTATCCTGCAAATTTTGGCAAAGGAAGACCAGGTTGGCACACAGAATGCGTTGTGATGATAGAAAGTATTTTTAAAGATAAACTTGACATTCATGCAGGGGGCATAGATTTACTTTTTCCTCATCATGAAAATGAAGCTTGTCAGTGTCGTTGCAAAAACAATCACGAGCTAGCTAATTTTTGGTTGCATAATGGCTTTGTACAAATTAATGGCGAAAAAATGAGTAAAAGTTTAGGGAATAGCTTTTTCCTAAAAGATTCTTTGAAGCTTTTTAATGGTGAGGTTTTGAGATTTTATCTTTTAAGCGTGCATTATAGAGCACATTTTAACTATGCTTTAGAAGATTTACAAGCTGCTAAAAAAAGGCTTGATAAATTTTACCGCCTAAAAAAACGCTTAAATTTAAATGCTTTTATAGATGAAAAAACCATCATAGAAAGCGAAATTACTAAAAATATTTTAGAAGTTTTAAATGATGATTTAAATGCCTCTAAAGCTTTAGCTTTACTTGATGAGTTTATCAATGAAAGCAATATTTATTTAGATCAAAATCCAAAAGATAAAGTTTATAAAACTAAACTAGAAAAAACTTTAAAAGAACTTGCATTCATTTTTGGTATAGGTTTTATAGATACTATAAAATATTTTCAATTTGGCATTAGTAAAGGACAATGTCAAGAAATAGAAGAAAAAATCACTCTACGCAACAAGGCAAAACAAGAAAAAAACTACGCCTTAGCAGATCAAATTCGTGATGATTTGGCTAAAGAGAATATTCTTTTAATGGATACACCAAATGGTGTTGTATGGGAGAAAAATGGATAA
- a CDS encoding quinone-dependent dihydroorotate dehydrogenase, translating to MTYESLKPLIYKFDPENAHALVEFGMRTLDCIFPGGFSFFAKDCVVNDEILNQEIFNLNFYNPIGLAGGFDKNATMIRPLSALGFGFLEYGTFTPKPQSGNEKPRLFRLVEQESIQNAMGFNNKGKDAIAKEVKKVYPFSIPLVANIGKNKITPNEEAINDYIILLKEFKDLCDLFVINISSPNTKNLRDLQSEEFVSTLFTQAKEITDKPVILKIAPDMSIDGAISLCKSAISAKADGIIMANTSIDYSLIDNTRTFGGISGKLITQKSATFFKEVAKEIYQDTILIASGGIDSAELAYERIKNGASLVQIYTAMIFKGPSIVKNINQGLIELLKQDGFNHISQAIGVNFK from the coding sequence ATGACTTATGAAAGTTTAAAACCTTTAATTTATAAATTTGATCCAGAAAATGCTCATGCTTTAGTTGAATTTGGTATGCGAACGCTAGATTGCATATTTCCTGGAGGATTTAGTTTTTTCGCAAAAGATTGTGTGGTAAATGATGAAATTTTAAATCAAGAAATTTTTAATCTAAATTTTTATAATCCCATTGGTTTAGCAGGTGGATTTGATAAAAACGCAACTATGATACGACCGCTAAGTGCTTTAGGTTTTGGTTTTTTAGAATATGGAACTTTCACTCCAAAACCACAAAGCGGCAATGAAAAACCTAGACTTTTTAGACTTGTTGAACAAGAAAGTATTCAAAATGCTATGGGGTTTAATAATAAAGGCAAAGATGCTATTGCGAAAGAAGTAAAAAAAGTCTATCCTTTTAGCATACCTTTAGTAGCAAATATTGGTAAAAATAAAATTACCCCCAACGAAGAAGCTATTAATGATTATATTATTTTATTAAAAGAATTTAAAGATTTGTGTGATTTATTTGTGATTAACATTTCTTCACCAAATACCAAAAATTTAAGAGATTTACAAAGCGAAGAATTTGTAAGTACCTTATTTACTCAAGCAAAAGAAATTACAGATAAACCTGTGATTTTAAAAATCGCTCCAGATATGAGTATAGATGGTGCAATTTCACTTTGCAAAAGTGCTATTAGTGCAAAAGCTGATGGTATTATCATGGCAAATACTAGTATAGATTATTCTTTGATTGATAATACAAGAACTTTTGGCGGAATTAGCGGTAAATTAATCACCCAAAAAAGTGCGACATTTTTTAAAGAAGTAGCTAAAGAAATTTATCAAGATACTATTTTAATAGCAAGTGGAGGCATAGATAGTGCCGAACTTGCTTATGAACGCATTAAAAACGGGGCTAGTTTGGTTCAAATTTATACAGCTATGATTTTTAAAGGACCAAGTATAGTCAAAAATATCAATCAAGGTTTAATTGAACTTTTAAAACAAGATGGTTTTAATCATATTAGTCAAGCTATAGGAGTTAATTTTAAATGA
- the dapA gene encoding 4-hydroxy-tetrahydrodipicolinate synthase: MDNKIIIGAMTALITPFKNGKLDEQTYHKLIKRQIANGIDAVVPVGTTGESATLTHEEHRICIEIALDACKGSSCKVLAGAGSNATHEAVSLAKFAQEHGADGILSVTPYYNKPTQEGLYLHYKEIAKSIDIPVLLYNVPGRTGCELQTETIIRLFRDCENIYGVKEASGSIDKCVDLLAHEPRMMLLSGEDAINYPILSNGGKGVISVTSNLLPDMISKLTHLALEEKYIEAKKINDELYNINKILFCESNPIPIKAAMYIAGLTPTLEYRLPLCKPSDCNLAKIEAIMKNYNIKGF; the protein is encoded by the coding sequence ATGGACAATAAAATCATCATAGGAGCAATGACAGCTTTAATAACTCCATTTAAAAATGGAAAATTAGATGAACAAACTTACCACAAACTCATCAAAAGACAAATAGCAAATGGGATTGATGCAGTAGTACCTGTTGGAACAACCGGAGAAAGTGCCACCTTAACCCATGAAGAACATAGAATTTGTATAGAAATAGCATTAGATGCTTGCAAGGGAAGTTCTTGTAAGGTTTTAGCAGGAGCAGGAAGCAATGCTACCCATGAAGCTGTAAGTTTGGCTAAATTTGCACAAGAGCATGGAGCCGATGGAATTTTAAGCGTTACTCCATATTACAATAAACCCACACAAGAAGGTTTGTATTTACATTATAAAGAAATAGCAAAAAGCATAGATATACCTGTACTTTTATACAACGTGCCAGGAAGAACAGGTTGTGAGCTTCAAACAGAAACCATTATAAGATTATTTAGAGATTGTGAAAATATTTATGGAGTAAAAGAAGCTAGCGGGAGCATTGATAAATGCGTTGATTTGCTAGCACATGAGCCTAGAATGATGCTTTTAAGTGGAGAAGATGCGATTAATTATCCTATACTTTCAAATGGCGGTAAAGGTGTGATTTCAGTTACTTCAAATTTACTTCCTGATATGATTTCAAAATTAACTCATCTAGCTTTAGAAGAAAAATACATCGAAGCTAAAAAAATTAATGATGAGTTGTATAATATCAATAAAATTTTATTTTGCGAAAGCAATCCTATACCTATTAAAGCAGCAATGTATATAGCAGGTTTAACTCCTACTTTAGAATATCGTTTGCCACTTTGTAAACCTAGTGATTGCAATTTAGCAAAAATAGAAGCGATTATGAAAAACTATAATATCAAAGGATTTTAA